The Pseudopipra pipra isolate bDixPip1 chromosome 6, bDixPip1.hap1, whole genome shotgun sequence genome includes a region encoding these proteins:
- the G2E3 gene encoding G2/M phase-specific E3 ubiquitin-protein ligase: MSKPNTFDSQTTFCVLCGRTDDCPEKYGEKKTFVECNLTVHYYCLLMSSGIWQRGEEDEGVDGFLITDIRKEVNRAAKLKCNICKKKGASIGCVAPKCKRSYHFPCGIKRECIFQFMEDFRSYCWEHKPVQTFMDEESTGASQCTICLDLVEHLPAYTVLKSPCCKSAWFHRECLQYQALSAGIFFFRCTVCNNKDKFQKEMLRMGIYIPERDASWELEENAYQDLLQCYQHCDIRRCLCKKGRDYNEPDSKWEIKRCQCCGSRGTHLACSSLKSWEQNWECIECRSILAKSGKYSRKKKRALATSEETDGTTCLMEEPSPKTPRQSSGSQRNFLLQSPKIMYQNNLSPCSHLERPASNRVTMSLSPLMSNRKWSLRQKHLRERRREVCNILKELKVQVNTKTTRLNINADDIWNSALKGFRQRNFSPTNTIEINFTNCKNRSKTDTSAASKHHFFQLLMLHLQNSSLFEGSSAKNLSLDFQAVKENLYFEAGKMIAVSLVHGGPSPGFFSKTLFDCLVYGPENVKPVLEDVADVDVAQTIKMIKYANSLSSLQSTIHDCYEFLAAAGCFRPITALCDKNMLVNDILIHHVIKRIISPLESFRQGLKTLGILEKMQMHPDAFSSVLCYKPERLSAETICDLFSIHSSSDVNKVKGADFWMGYLQDVESGESVVTFEDILLFVTGSSSIPSIGFDPEPTIKFLRIRYPIGNRLLNCLELPITNTYQQFKNKMELTIRNTLRVESE; the protein is encoded by the exons ATGAGTAAACCAAATACTTTTGACAGTCAAACTACAT TCTGTGTTCTCTGTGGACGAACAGATGACTGCCCTGAAAagtatggagaaaaaaaaacctttgtgGAATGCAATCTTACTGTTCATTATTACTGTTTG tTGATGTCAAGTGGTATTTGGCAGAGAGGGGAAGAAGACGAAGGTGTGGATGGATTCTTAATCACAGATATTAGAAAAGAAGTAAATAGAGCTGCAAAACTG aaatgtaaTATCTGTAAGAAAAAGGGTGCTTCAATTGGATGTGTAGCTCCCAAATGCAAACGAAGTTACCATTTTCCTTGTGGGATAAAAAGGGAATGTATTTTCCAGTTCATGGAAGACTTCag atcTTACTGTTGGGAACATAAACCAGTCCAAACTTTTATGGATGAAGAATCTACAGGAGCGTCACAGTGCACAATATGTCTGGATTTGGTTGAACATCTTCCAGCATACACTGTATTGAAAAGTCCTTGCTGTAAAAGTGCTTGGTTTCATCGAGAATGCTTGCAG TATCAAGCTTTGAGTGctgggatatttttctttaggtGCACAGTATGCAATAACAAGGAcaaatttcaaaaagaaatgttgAGAATGGGCATATACATTCCAGAAAG GGACGCGTCTTGGGAACTTGAAGAGAACGCATATCAAGACTTACTGCAATGTTATCAACACTGTGATATTAGAAGATGTCTCTGCAAGAAAGGAAGAGACTATAATGAACCTGATAG taaATGGGAAATAAAACGTTGTCAGTGTTGTGGTTCTCGTGGGACTCATTTGGCCTGCTCATCTCTGAAGTCATGGGAGCAAAACTGGGAGTGCATAGAATGCAGAAGTATCTTGGCAAAATCAG GGAAgtacagcagaaagaaaaagcgTGCTTTGGCTACCTCTGAAGAGACAGATGGGACAACTTGTTTGATGGAAGAGCCATCTCCAAAGACCCCTCGGCAGTCATCTGGATCCCAACGCAATTTTCTACTCCA ATCACCAAAGATAATGTACCAGAACAACTTGTCACCTTGCTCACACCTAGAACGTCCAGCATCCAACAGAGTGACGATGTCCTTATCTCCACTGATGTCAAACAGAAAGTGGTCCTTGAGgcaaaa GCATTTAAGAGAGCGAAGAAGGGAAGTTTGTAATATTCTGAAGGAGTTAAAAGTACAAGTTAATACAAAAACAACAAGGCTTAATATCAATGCAGACGATATCTGGAATAGTGCTTTAAAAGGATTTAGACAGCGCAACTTCAGTCCTACAAACACCATTGAAATAAATTtcacaaactgcaaaaatagATCAAAGACAGATACTTCTGCTGCATCAAAACACCATTTCTTCCAATTATTAATGCTTCACCTTCAGAATTCATCACTGTTTGAGGGCTCTTCTGCGAAGAATTTGTCCCTTGATTTTCAAG CTGTAAAAGAAAACCTTTATTTCGAAGCTGGTAAAATGATTGCAGTTTCTCTGGTTCACGGCGGTCCATCTCCTGgtttcttttccaaaacactATTTGATTGTCTTGTCTATGGTCCAGAGAATGTGAAGCCAGTTTTGGAAGATGTTGCTGATGTTGATGTAGcacaaacaataaaaatg ATAAAATATGCAAATAGTCTGTCCAGCCTACAGTCTACAATACATGACTGCTATGAattccttgctgctgctggatgtTTTAGACCTATAACAGCTTTGTGTGATAAGAACATGCTGGTGAATGACATATTGATCCATCATGTAATCAAGAGAATTATTTCACCCTTAgaaag TTTTAGGCAAGGTTTGAAAACTCTTGGTATTCTagagaaaatgcaaatgcaTCCAGATGCATTCTCTAGCGTATTGTGCTACAAACCCGAAAGACTTTCAGCAGAAACTATTTGTGATCTCTTTTCAATCCATTCCTCATCAGATGTAAATAAAGTTAAAGGTGCTGATTTTTGGATGGGCTATTTGCAAGATGTGGAaa GTGGTGAGTCTGTAGTGACGTTTGAGGATATTCTGCTGTTCGTAACAGGCTCCTCTTCTATACCATCCATTGGTTTTGATCCTGAACCTACTATTAAATTTTTGCGTATAAGGTATCCCATTGGAAACAGACTCCTTAATTGCTTAGAACTCCCTATAACAAATACATACcagcagtttaaaaataaaatggagctCACCATCAGAAACACATTAAGAGTTGAAAGTGAATAA